A part of Neoarius graeffei isolate fNeoGra1 chromosome 8, fNeoGra1.pri, whole genome shotgun sequence genomic DNA contains:
- the rlim gene encoding E3 ubiquitin-protein ligase RLIM, translating into MEGSDNADQGSSEQADSQRRQQQDRLNREEAFYQFVNNLSEEDYRLMRDNNLFGTPGEITEEELLNRLHQIRDGPEQPHSSSSNNPEVSMGEPRVSEAEGTEEASNGDTLLDWLNTVRQTGNTTRSGHRGNQSWRAVSRTNPSSGDFRFSLEININRNIAEQQTQTEADRVESDQSRADGSISEPETPIEAAEVVEEPVVEEMAVIVEPELPAPNSPAVTQPTSPQNQLPTSPSLPQVERPSRGQIRARSPSPEQRRTRARTARSHLALSLDQLDGLPQAHHGLSSRSPELVPEMQVDGSSRTRLHVLSRQNIQLESEETIATTEPQPAPQHHQEIEMPSGEAGASARRPPTIMLDLQVRRVRPGEYRERDSIANRTRSRSQTSNNTFLYETERGGFRRTFSRSERAGVRTYVSTIRIPIRRISDAGLGEATSMALQSMIRQIMTGFGELSYFMDSDSDSTDSSRGSNHAADVADTLGSPDAGSPSTVTEPSLGAGGSNQSGSEAPTEEREDSGAAPRESRARQRAPINLEDSGSLPFLRLAHFFLLNDDDDDQPRGLTKEQIDNLSMRNFGESDAFKTCSVCITEYAEGNKLRKLPCSHEYHVHCIDRWLSENSTCPICRRAVLVSANRESIV; encoded by the exons ATGGAGGGCTCAGACAATGCAGATCAAGGCAGTAGTGAACAGGCCGATTCACAGCGCAGGCAACAGCAGGACCGCCTGAACAGAGAGGAGGCCTTCTACCAGTTTGTTAACAATCTGAGTGAGGAGGACTATAGGCTGATGAGAGACAATAATCTTTTTGGCACACCAG gTGAAATTACTGAGGAAGAGTTGTTGAACCGTCTTCATCAAATTAGGGATGGCCCAGAGCAGCCCCACAGTAGCAGCAGCAACAATCCTGAAGTCAGTATGGGGGAGCCCAGAG TTTCAGAGGCAGAGGGTACAGAAGAAGCATCCAATGGTGACACTCTTCTTGACTGGCTCAACACTGTGCGTCAAACTGGTAATACCACAAGAAGCGGGCACCGGGGCAACCAGTCATGGCGGGCAGTTAGCCGAACTAATCCAAGTAGTGGAGACTTCCGTTTCAGTTTGGAGATCAACATCAATCGCAACATAGCTGAGCAGCAAACACAGACTGAGGCCGATCGGGTAGAGTCAGATCAAAGCCGTGCTGATGGCTCTATATCTGAACCTGAGACACCCATTGAGGCGGCAGAGGTGGTTGAAGAGCCAGTGGTGGAGGAGATGGCGGTTATAGTTGAACCAGAACTTCCTGCGCCTAATAGCCCAGCTGTAACCCAGCCGACAAGCCCACAAAATCAGCTGCCAACTTCTCCAAGTCTGCCTCAAGTAGAACGCCCAAGTAGAGGCCAGATTAGAGCTCGTAGCCCGAGCCCAGAACAGCGCAGAACCAGGGCACGAACAGCCAGGAGTCATTTAGCGCTTAGCCTGGACCAGTTAGATGGGCTTCCGCAGGCTCACCATGGACTATCCTCTCGAAGTCCTGAACTTGTCCCAGAAATGCAGGTAGATGGCAGCTCCAGGACACGACTACATGTTCTCTCTCGACAGAATATACAGTTAGAAAGTGAGGAAACTATAGCAACTACAGAGCCCCAACCAGCACCTCAGCACCACCAGGAAATTGAAATGCCTTCAGGAGAAGCAGGTGCTTCAGCCCGACGTCCTCCAACAATAATGCTGGACTTGCAGGTTCGTAGGGTGCGACCAGGCGAGTACCGCGAGAGAGACAGCATTGCCAACCGTACCCGCTCTCGATCACAGACCTCTAACAACACTTTCTTGTATGAAACCGAACGTGGAGGCTTTCGCAGGACCTTTTCACGTTCAGAGCGGGCAGGTGTGAGGACATACGTCAGTACTATCCGTATTCCCATCAGGAGAATCTCGGATGCCGGGCTTGGCGAGGCCACCTCCATGGCCCTGCAGTCCATGATCCGGCAGATCATGACTGGCTTTGGTGAACTCAGCTACTTCATGGACTCTGACTCTGACTCCACGGATTCAAGCCGTGGCTCCAACCATGCGGCAGATGTTGCTGACACACTGGGAAGTCCAGATGCTGGAAGTCCCTCTACTGTGACTGAGCCATCACTTGGGGCAGGAGGGTCAAATCAGAGTGGCTCAGAAGCACCGACTGAAGAGAGGGAGGACAGTGGTGCAGCTCCAAGAGAAAGCAGGGCAAGGCAACGAGCTCCTATCAACCTAGAAGATTCTGGCTCTTTGCCCTTTCTGCGACTTGCACATTTCTTCTTgctcaatgatgatgatgatgatcagccCAGGGGCCTCACAAAAGAGCAAATCGATAACCTTTCCATGCGCAATTTTGGTGAGAGTGATGCATTCAAGACCTGTAGTGTCTGCATTACAGAATATGCTGAAGGCAACAAGCTTCGTAAACTTCCCTGCTCACATGAGTACCACGTGCATTGTATTGACCGTTGGCTTTCAGAGAATTCAACATGCCCCATCTGTCGCAGGGCAGTCCTTGTTTCTGCCAACAGAGAGAGCATTGTTTAG